A segment of the Prochlorococcus marinus str. MIT 9215 genome:
ATTGTTGGAAATAAGTAAATTGAGTAACTTCCATGCCGTCTAACCAAACTTCCCAACCTACACCCCAGGCTCCAAGTGTTGGAGACTCCCAATTATCTTCCACAAATCTTATGTCATGATTTCTGGGATTAATTCCAAGAGAATCTAAAGATGTCAAATATTTTTCTTGAATTCCTTCCGGTGAAGGTTTAATAATTACCTGATATTGAAAGTAATGTTGTGCCCTATTTGGATTATCGCCAAAACGCCCATCTGCAGGTCTTCTACATGGCTCTGTATATGCCACACTCCAAGGTTCTGGTCCAATAGCCCTTAAAAAAGTGTGCGGATTCATCGTTCCAGCACCCTTTTCGGTATCGTATGGCTGCATAATCAAACAACCTTCTTCTGACCAAAAATTATTTAAATTTTTTATTATATCCTGAAAAAACATTTAATTAAAATAGTGAAAAAATTTAGTTCAATGCCAGTCGTTATAATAACAAAGCTTTAAGGTAGACAGTATTCTTAAATCCAAGTTCTCAAAAATATCATCAGATCAAAAAATGTCATTAAATTAGATCCTTGATAAAAAATAAATGTGGAATTTATTATCTAAAAAAATCTAATGGCAATGGTCCAAAAGTATTAGAGTCTTTATTATCCTCATTATACTGACATGTTATTAAAATTCCTTCTCCAAGGCCATTTTCAGATCTAACAAAAACATTACCAGTTTTTTGATTGGCCTTTAAAAAAACGTATCCATCAGCATGTAGGGAGCTTAAATCACGAAATTTTATTGAGGAATATTTCTTAGAAATTGATTGTAATGCTTCAATGGCTCTATTATCGCTAGGTGCCATTATTCCTATTGTTATCCAATCGGTATTAAAAAGAATTAATTCTAGTTCCTCCAAAAGTTTTTTTTCTTGACTATTACTTAATTGGGGTGCAGTTCTACAATTATTTAAATCAACTAATTTATTTATTTCCATAAGATTTATACCAAAAAATTCCTTAACCAAATGTTCTCCCATTCCATGCCCAAAATGAAGCGGGCACATCTTCGAAAGAGATATAAATCCTATCTTTTGGAATTCCCATTCTCTCATGTACAAACTCGGATATTGGCTTTGCCATCTCTGAAGGATTTAAAGAGCCTATTGACTTGATCTCTAAAAAGCAACAAGGGCTTTCATCTTCAAAATACATTTCGTAATTATCAGCTAATTTAGCCATAACAAATCTTTTCGATTTATTTGTTAAAGACGAAACTAATATTGAGATCTCTTCAAGTAATTTTTTCTTATCCTCTATTTTTGCTGACGTTGAGATATTAATGAAGGGCATATTTATGCAGCTAGATTATCTTTTTGAAAATCATTTACTAGATTAAAAGTTTTATTTTTTAAAACTTTTTTTGATGAAAGATATGCCATATCGTATTGACTTATTCCGTTTTTATAGGGATTGAAAAGGGCATTTTTAGATCTACTTTTTTTGCTCCTTCTGAATTCAATCATTTCTAACTAAATTATTAATTAGTAATTTAACTTTTTTTGAATAGATGTCTAGTTTTTTTCAAGATTTTGAATTAATTAAATTAGGAACAGATTGCTAAAACACAAATAGAATTTTTATTTACTAAATTTGATATACATTAATTATCTGTTTTGGAAGTTTTAAATAATTATCAAAGAAAAAAACTTGATGAGACTAATGATGAAGAATTTTATTCAGATCCAAAATTTGTTTATCATCTAGATGCAAACTTCAGACAATATCTTTCAGATCTTTATGAAAGTGAAATTAGTAATAATTCAATTGTCCTTGATTTAATGTCCAGTTGGGATAGTTATTTACCTAAAGGGAAAAATTATAAAAAAGTTATTGGACATGGATTAAACAAGCAAGAACTTAAAAAAAACAAGATTTTTGATTCTTATTGGATACAAAATTTCAATTTAAATCAAGAAATTCCGCTAGATCAAGAAAGTGTTGATTATTGCTTAATGGTGGCAGCATGGCAATATTTACAATATCCAGAGAAAATAACAAAAGAAATCTCGAGAATTTTGAGTTGTCAAGGTAAATTTATTATTGCTTTTTCAAACAGAGCATTTTGGCATAAAGCTCCTAATATATGGACTGAATCTTCTGAAGAAGAAAGAGTCCAATATGTAAGAAAAGTATTAATCCTAAACGGATTTCATGAGCCAAAAATTATTAAAAAATTTAATGAACCATCACTTAATTTATTTAATTTTTTAAATAAAGATCCATTTTATTGTTTAATCGCGACTAAAAAGTAAATAATTACCTTTATTACACTAGACAATAACTCTATTAAAAGTTACCAACGATTATTCATAGCCATACTTTTAAATCTTTACTAATATTGGGTAGTTAAAATTAATCATATGGGTTCTAAAAGAGAGAAATATCCTGAAAAATGTCCCTGGGATCTTGGTCCTAACCAACATTTAGCAAAAGAAGAGAACTGGACTTTAAGATTAGGAGAAGCAAATGTATGCTTCAGTAAAAACAAATTAGATAATAATTATTTTCACGTAATTAGCAATGAAAATGAAGAACAAATTTTAGCTTTCAGAGCAAGACTCCTATATCAAAAACTACTTGATAAAGGATTTAGACTGGTTGAATGAAAAAAACTAATTTAATAAACGTATATCATCGAAAACAAATTTTTGTGTCTCTTCTTCTTTATTTTGGTTTAGGTATTTAATTGTTCTAGAACTTAATATCCAATAATCCTTTTTATCTATATTCACAAATTCATCCTCGTATTCTAATTTCTGAGATTTTGCCTTAAGTGTATTTGGATCAATTTGTTGACTACTATATTTTTTACTAAGGAAACCTTTTCCTGTATCTAAAAATTCTTCTACAAAAATTTCAATTATACTTCCATGAATTGTTCTATAGACCATATTAATACAGTCATTTTTTACCCTATACTTATCACCTTGATTCTTGCCTGAAACATTCATTAAAATCCCACTCTCAGAATTTTTGAGTAAATTAAAATTATTTTCTGAATGAACAGATTCGAATTCTCTCTTTACCCTATGTATACACACTTCAAATAATTGAGAGGCAATACTTTTAACAATATTCTCATCTTCTATTTTTTGAATATTTGGTTTAAAATCTTTACCTAAAGCGAAACTACCTTTGTGAATAATATTATTTCTCAAAAAAATACATTTACCTTGGTAACCTTTAAAATCATTTCTCCAAGTATACCTTCTTTCATAAGCCTTTCTAAAAATCTCCTTACAGTTAATTTCTTTTAGATTATCCATAGATTTTTTTCATACCTGAAATGATACTAAAAAAAACCTCCCTGTTAGAGGAGAGGTTTTTTTTGTAAGGTTAAGTTAGTTTTGAGTAATTTTTGTATTTTCAATGTTGTCAAAAGCTTGACCAATTTTCTTAAAGTCAAATCCCATTGCTCTTAGTGCATGCCAAAGATGACCTTGTAAGAAAAAGAAACCCAAATAAAAATGAGTATTAGCAAGCCAAGCTCTTGAACTATATGCACCTGAACCTAAATCTACTGTATCAGTAAAATATGGTGCAAATTCAAATTGAAGCTTTAAGGGCTCTCCATATAAATCAACTGGATATATAGTTGTATTTGAAGCACACCAAAATGCAGCAACAAAAGCCATATAAGATACACCCACCACTGAGTATGACAAAATTGCCTCAGCACCTAGTAATCCTTTTCCTTTGAATTCTGTATATTCTCCAAATTGTTTAGTACAAATATGGAAAACTCCTCCAATTATTTCAAGGAAAGCTAGGAAAGCATGTCCTCCCATAACATCTTCTAAACTATCTATTTTTAAAAAATCAAATTGATGATTCCAGATAGCTGCAATATCTAAATTGTAAACAACTTGCCTGGTAGATCCTATTGCTGGGTCGTAAATTCCATGTATACGAGCCCATTCAACAAACATGATTGCTCCAAGCCCAAGAAAAATTAAATGATGACCAAGAATAAAAGTTAATTTATCTGGATCATCCCATTCAAAATCAAATTTTTGTGGCTTACTATTTTCTGGATAGTCTCCAAGATCACCTGCAAATTTATTGGAGTGTAGTAATCCACCTGCACCCAATACTGCTGAAAAAATTAGATGTAATGTGCAGATTACAACAATTCCATAAGGTTCAGTAATAACACCATTTTCAACGCCACCAATTCCAATACCCGCTAGGTGAGGCAAAACAATTGCTTTCTGTGCACCCATTGGAATACTGGCGTCGTAACGTGCCAATTCAAATAATCCAAAAGCTCCTGCCCAAAACATCATTAGGCCTGCATGGGCAGCATGAGCAGCTATGAATTTACCTGAACGGCCTACAACACCAGAATTCCCTGCGTACCAGTCATAGGTGACATCAGATTTTCCGTAAGTTTGTAACACTTGATTTAAGTAAACAGCAAATTGAGCATATTGCTTATCAGTTTTGTTTTTACATGTTCTTTACAGATTTAATTACTTATGTAAAAAAAACATCTTGTAAGAGAACAAATGTTACAAATTCTGGGAAATATATCTGAAAAAGCTTACGCCAATGCGGGAATTTCACCCTTAAGCTGAGAAGCCCATGTTTCAAGACGTGAATCGGTCAAATCGGATTCACTATCCTCATCAAGAGGTAATCCGCAAAAGCTTTCTCCAATAACACTTTTAGATTCATCAAATGTATAAGTAGATTTATCTACATAACCTACCATTTCTGCACCTGCTTTAATGAAGTAGCTATGAAGCTCTTCCATTGCATCACAATAGTTTTCTGTGTAGGTAGAAGAATCTCCTAAACCAAAAATTGCAACTTTTTTCCCTGATAAACTTAATTCACCAATATCCTCTAAAATTGAATCCCATGCAGTTCCTGACCTTTCTTCATCCGCACCAGTATTCCAAGTAGGAATGCCACAGATAATTCCATCAAGACCTTCAAATTCTGAAAGATCATCTACATCAGATACATCTTTAGGTGATTCTGCTGAAGAAATAAAGTTGTGAAGACGATCAGCTACGTCTTCAGTTTTTCCGGTTGTAGTTGCGTAATAAATTCCTACAGTCATAACTTCAATTTGTTTACATTAAAATCATAAAATCTAAAAACGTTAAATTAATTTCCAGAAAAACTTTTTCATGTAAAATTTTATACCAATCAAGGTAAGAAAATTTTTCAAGAGCAATTTCTAAAGCATTTAAAACATCGTGACTGACAAATTTCAAACTAATATCAACAATCTTGTTGAAGAATTCAATCTAAATGGGCCGAAAAGAT
Coding sequences within it:
- a CDS encoding DUF3386 domain-containing protein, giving the protein MDNLKEINCKEIFRKAYERRYTWRNDFKGYQGKCIFLRNNIIHKGSFALGKDFKPNIQKIEDENIVKSIASQLFEVCIHRVKREFESVHSENNFNLLKNSESGILMNVSGKNQGDKYRVKNDCINMVYRTIHGSIIEIFVEEFLDTGKGFLSKKYSSQQIDPNTLKAKSQKLEYEDEFVNIDKKDYWILSSRTIKYLNQNKEEETQKFVFDDIRLLN
- a CDS encoding chlorophyll a/b binding light-harvesting protein, with the translated sequence MLQTYGKSDVTYDWYAGNSGVVGRSGKFIAAHAAHAGLMMFWAGAFGLFELARYDASIPMGAQKAIVLPHLAGIGIGGVENGVITEPYGIVVICTLHLIFSAVLGAGGLLHSNKFAGDLGDYPENSKPQKFDFEWDDPDKLTFILGHHLIFLGLGAIMFVEWARIHGIYDPAIGSTRQVVYNLDIAAIWNHQFDFLKIDSLEDVMGGHAFLAFLEIIGGVFHICTKQFGEYTEFKGKGLLGAEAILSYSVVGVSYMAFVAAFWCASNTTIYPVDLYGEPLKLQFEFAPYFTDTVDLGSGAYSSRAWLANTHFYLGFFFLQGHLWHALRAMGFDFKKIGQAFDNIENTKITQN
- a CDS encoding phenylpyruvate tautomerase MIF-related protein, with the protein product MPFINISTSAKIEDKKKLLEEISILVSSLTNKSKRFVMAKLADNYEMYFEDESPCCFLEIKSIGSLNPSEMAKPISEFVHERMGIPKDRIYISFEDVPASFWAWNGRTFG
- the fldA gene encoding flavodoxin FldA, which encodes MTVGIYYATTTGKTEDVADRLHNFISSAESPKDVSDVDDLSEFEGLDGIICGIPTWNTGADEERSGTAWDSILEDIGELSLSGKKVAIFGLGDSSTYTENYCDAMEELHSYFIKAGAEMVGYVDKSTYTFDESKSVIGESFCGLPLDEDSESDLTDSRLETWASQLKGEIPALA
- a CDS encoding DUF1824 family protein, translating into MEINKLVDLNNCRTAPQLSNSQEKKLLEELELILFNTDWITIGIMAPSDNRAIEALQSISKKYSSIKFRDLSSLHADGYVFLKANQKTGNVFVRSENGLGEGILITCQYNEDNKDSNTFGPLPLDFFR
- a CDS encoding methyltransferase domain-containing protein, with the protein product MEVLNNYQRKKLDETNDEEFYSDPKFVYHLDANFRQYLSDLYESEISNNSIVLDLMSSWDSYLPKGKNYKKVIGHGLNKQELKKNKIFDSYWIQNFNLNQEIPLDQESVDYCLMVAAWQYLQYPEKITKEISRILSCQGKFIIAFSNRAFWHKAPNIWTESSEEERVQYVRKVLILNGFHEPKIIKKFNEPSLNLFNFLNKDPFYCLIATKK